One genomic segment of Brassica napus cultivar Da-Ae chromosome A3, Da-Ae, whole genome shotgun sequence includes these proteins:
- the LOC125591333 gene encoding uncharacterized protein LOC125591333, which translates to MANNLDAISKDDFLSEEERLFILKTEVESLKELKEHTYLFDGTVDLNVLAAKTMNATRGHLKTLVGTACAFVIRAEDKKRGHEVPSGEVLTVTMEDFDFAWGLVKQIDPAEFEKKKSFEASEKEDVKLSQARK; encoded by the exons ATGGCTAACAATTTAGATGCAATTTCGAAGGATGACTTTCTGAGTGAGGAGGAGCGTTTGTTCATCCTTAAAACCGAGGTCGAGTCTTTGAAGGAACTGAAGGAACATACGTATCTCTTTGACGGTACCGTCGACCTAAACGTGCTTG CTGCCAAGACTATGAACGCTACACGTGGTCACCTAAAGACATTGGTTGGTACTGCATGCGCATTCGTTATAAGGGCAGAAGATAAGAAGAGAGGTCATGAAGTCCCATCCGGGGAGGTTTTAACGGTCACTATGGAGGATTTCGACTTTGCATGGGGATTGGTTAAGCAGATAGATCCTGcggaatttgaaaaaaaaaag TCCTTCGAAGCCAGCGAGAAAGAGGACGTAAAACTAAGTCAAGCAAGAAAATAG
- the LOC111215664 gene encoding DNA-directed RNA polymerase II subunit RPB7-like isoform X1 gives MFFHMVLERNMQLHPRFFGRSLRENLVSKLMKDVEGTISGRHGFVLAVTGIESIGKGLIRDGTPFVTFPVKYRCVVFRPFEGEVLEAVVTTVMQHGFFAEAGPLQLFVSNHEMQDGMEYQAGDIPNYTSSDASVRIQKDCEVLLKITTVSVVATEIFCLGSIKGKYLGLLNDRA, from the exons ATGTTCTTCCACATGGTTTTGGAGCGGAACATGCAATTACATCCACGATTCTTTGGTCGAAGCCTCCGTGAAAACCTCGTCTCTAAGCTCATGAAAGACGTCGAGGGCACTATCAG CGGCCGACATGGGTTTGTACTAGCGGTAACTGGAATAGAAAGCATAGGAAAAGGATTGATCCGAGACGGGACTCCTTTCGTCACCTTCCCTGTTAAGTACCGATGCGTTGTTTTCAGACCTTTCGAAGGCGAGGTTCTGGAAGCTGTTGTCACTACGGTCATGCAG CACGGATTCTTCGCCGAAGCTGGCCCTCTTCAGCTTTTTGTGTCCAATCAT GAGATGCAAGATGGTATGGAGTATCAGGCTGGTGACATTCCTAATTACACATCATCAGATGCATCA GTTAGGATCCAGAAAGACTGTGAAGTGTTACTAAAGATCACTACCGTCAGTGTCGTCGCCACTGAGATC TTCTGTTTGGGTAGCATCAAAGGAAAATATTTGGGGCTCCTTAACGATCGTGCATAA
- the LOC111215664 gene encoding DNA-directed RNA polymerase II subunit 7-like isoform X2, translating to MFFHMVLERNMQLHPRFFGRSLRENLVSKLMKDVEGTISGRHGFVLAVTGIESIGKGLIRDGTPFVTFPVKYRCVVFRPFEGEVLEAVVTTVMQEMQDGMEYQAGDIPNYTSSDASVRIQKDCEVLLKITTVSVVATEIFCLGSIKGKYLGLLNDRA from the exons ATGTTCTTCCACATGGTTTTGGAGCGGAACATGCAATTACATCCACGATTCTTTGGTCGAAGCCTCCGTGAAAACCTCGTCTCTAAGCTCATGAAAGACGTCGAGGGCACTATCAG CGGCCGACATGGGTTTGTACTAGCGGTAACTGGAATAGAAAGCATAGGAAAAGGATTGATCCGAGACGGGACTCCTTTCGTCACCTTCCCTGTTAAGTACCGATGCGTTGTTTTCAGACCTTTCGAAGGCGAGGTTCTGGAAGCTGTTGTCACTACGGTCATGCAG GAGATGCAAGATGGTATGGAGTATCAGGCTGGTGACATTCCTAATTACACATCATCAGATGCATCA GTTAGGATCCAGAAAGACTGTGAAGTGTTACTAAAGATCACTACCGTCAGTGTCGTCGCCACTGAGATC TTCTGTTTGGGTAGCATCAAAGGAAAATATTTGGGGCTCCTTAACGATCGTGCATAA
- the LOC106441093 gene encoding probable mannose-1-phosphate guanylyltransferase 3 encodes MKALILVGGFGTRLRPLTFSMPKPLVDFGNKPMLLHQIEALKAAGVTEVVLAINHQQPEVMLNFVKEYEKKLDMKITFSQETEPLGTAGPLALARDKLIDESGKPFFVLNSDVICEYPLLEMIEFHTNHGAEASIMVTKVDDPSKYGVVVMEEEARVERFVEKPKHFVGDKINAGIYLLNPSVLDRIELRRTSIEKEIFPKIASEKKLYAMVLPGFWMDIGQPKDYLTGQRMYLNYLRKNAPGKLLVSSGDDVVIGNVMADETAVIGERCLIGPDVVIGAGCVIEPGVRLFGCTVMRGVRIKEHACVSDSIVGWDSTVGSWARVADVTVLGKDVQVADAEVLQMSAKPEIIQKV; translated from the exons ATGAAGGCTCTTATTCTAGTTGGAGGATTTGGAACTCGATTGAGACCGCTTACGTTCAGCATGCCAAAACCCCTTGTTGATTTTGGTAACAAGCCCATGCTTTTGCATCAG ATTGAAGCACTAAAAGCTGCTGGTGTTACTGAAGTTGTATTAGCTATCAACCACCAACAACCAGAG gtcATGTTGAATTTTGTGAAAGAATAtgagaagaagcttgatatgaAGATCACCTTCTCTCAAGAAACCGAACCCCTCGGGACAGCAGGGCCTCTCGCTTTGGCTCGGGACAAGCTCATCGACGAATCAGGCAAACCCTTCTTTGTGCTGAACAGCGATGTTATCTGCGAATATCCACTCCTGGAGATGATCGAGTTCCACACGAATCACGGCGCTGAAGCTTCCATCATGGTGACCAAAGTAGATGATCCTTCAAAGTACGGTGTGGTGGTTATGGAGGAGGAAGCGAGAGTCGAAAGGTTCGTCGAGAAACCAAAACATTTTGTGGGGGACAAGATCAACGCTGGGATATACCTCTTGAACCCGTCTGTGCTCGACAGGATCGAGCTCAGACGGACGTCGATAGAGAAAGAGATATTCCCCAAGATCGCTTCGGAGAAGAAGCTCTACGCCATGGTGCTACCAGGTTTCTGGATGGACATTGGTCAGCCGAAAGATTACTTGACAGGGCAGAGAATGTACCTCAACTATCTGAGAAAGAATGCGCCTGGGAAGCTTTTAGTGTCGTCTGGAGATGACGTGGTGATCGGGAATGTTATGGCGGATGAAACCGCTGTTATAGGAGAACGATGCTTGATAGGACCTGACGTGGTGATTGGTGCAGGATGCGTGATTGAACCTGGTGTGAGGTTGTTTGGTTGCACTGTGATGAGAGGTGTGAGGATCAAGGAGCATGCTTGTGTGTCTGATAGTATCGTGGGGTGGGACTCGACCGTTGGAAGTTGGGCTCGCGTAGCTGACGTGACAGTTCTCGGGAAAGATGTTCAGGTTGCGGATGCAGAGGTTTTACAAATGTCTGCGAAACCAGAGATCATACAGAAAGTATGA
- the LOC106441094 gene encoding 1-acyl-sn-glycerol-3-phosphate acyltransferase BAT2, chloroplastic (The RefSeq protein has 7 substitutions compared to this genomic sequence): MDVASARGVSSHPPYYSKPICSSQSSLIRIPISKGCCFARSSNLITSLHAASRGVTRRTSGVQWCYRSIRFDPFKVNDKNSRTVTVRSDLSGAATPESTYPEPEIKLSSRLRGICFCLVAGISAIVLIVLMIIGHPFVLLFDRYRRKFHHFIAKLWASISIYPFYKTDIQGLENLPSSDTPCVYVSNHQSFLDIYTLLSLGQSYKFISKTGIFVIPVIGWAMSMMGVVPLKRMDPRSQVDCLKRCMELVKKGASVFFFPEGTRSKDGRLGPFKKGAFTIAAKTGVPVVPITLMGTGKIMPTGSEGILNHGDVRVIIHKPIYGSKADVLCEEARNKIAESMNLLS; the protein is encoded by the exons ATGGATGTCGCTTCTGCTCCGGGGGTCTCTTCACATCCTCCAT ATTATAGCAAACCCATTTGTTCATCACAGTCATCGTTGATTCGG ATTCCGATCAATAAAGGATGTTGCTTTGCTCGTTCTTCGAACTTGATTACTTCCCTGCATG CTGCTTCGAGAGGGGTGACAAGGCGTACTAGTGGTGTACAATGGTGTTACCGTTCTATTAGATTTGACCCTTTCAAAGTTAATGATAAGAACTCAAGAACTGTGACTGTGAGATCGGATCTTTCAGGAGCTGCAACCCCTGAATCTACTTATCCAGAACCAG AGATTAAGTTGAGCTCAAGACTCAGAGGGATATGCTTTTGTCTCGTTGCTGGCGTTTCCGCCATTGTTCTCATCGTCCTGATGATCACTGGCCATCCTTTCGTCCTTCTATTTGATCGTTACAGGAGGAAGTTCCATCACTTCATTGCTAAGCTCTGGGCTTCCATAAGCATCTACCCGTTTTACAAAACCGACATCCAAGGTTTGGAGAATCTGCCATCATCAGACACTCCTTGTGTGTACGTTTCGAACCACCAGAGTTTTCTGGATATATACACACTTCTCAGCCTTGGCCAAAGCTATAAGTTCATCAGCAAGACAGGGATATTCGTTATTCCTGTCATCGGTTGGGCTATGTCCATGATGGGGGTTGTTCCCTTGAAGAGGATGGACCCAAGAAGCCAAGTG GATTGCTTAAAACGCTGCATGGAACTAGTGAAGAAGGGAGCTTCCGTCTTTTTCTTCCCAGAGGGAACGAGGAGTAAGGATGGTCGGTTAGGTCCTTTCAAG AAAGGGGCTTTTACGATAGCAGCTAAGACAGGAGTTCCAGTGGTGCCAATAACGCTGATGGGAACAGGGAAGATCATGCCGACGGGTAGTGAAGGTATACTGAATCATGGGGATGTGAGAGTGATCATCCACAAGCCGATATATGGAAGCAAAGCTGATCTTCTTTGCGATGAGGCTAGAAACAAGATAGCTGAATCTATGAATCTCGTGAGTTGA
- the LOC106444755 gene encoding early nodulin-like protein 3: MGIIVPVLTLVFLLLTTMSHAASKPRMILVGGNVGAWKVPDSPSNTLNHWAEANRFKVGDVLVWNYDAKVDSVLQVTKEDYDSCNIAKPLKQFNDGDTKFELDNSGAYFFISGAPGSCTKGEKIHLVVLSERNNPGGGSGDGGSPMVSPVTSSPAPSTHASAPAPNAAVGLKVGSGLFLTAVAIGLAMA, translated from the exons ATGGGAATCATAGTTCCAGTATTGACCCTTGTTTTCCTCTTGCTCACCACAATGAGCCATGCTGCCTCCAAACCGAGGATGATTCTGGTTGGTGGAAATGTTGGGGCGTGGAAGGTTCCAGATTCTCCCAGCAACACTCTCAATCACTGGGCTGAGGCAAATCGTTTCAAAGTCGGCGACGTTCTTG TGTGGAATTATGACGCGAAAGTTGATTCGGTGTTACAAGTGACAAAAGAAGATTACGATAGTTGTAACATAGCAAAGCCCTTGAAGCAGTTCAATGATGGAGACACAAAGTTCGAGCTTGACAACTCAGGAGCTTACTTCTTCATCAGTGGTGCTCCTGGAAGCTGCACTAAAGGCGAGAAGATTCATCTAGTTGTTCTGTCTGAACGCAATAATCCTGGTGGCGGTAGCGGTGACGGTGGCAGTCCTATGGTTTCTCCCGTTACTAGTTCTCCGGCGCCTTCAACTCACGCTTCAGCTCCAGCTCCAAACGCTGCGGTTGGATTGAAGGTTGGAAGCGGTTTGTTCTTGACCGCGGTTGCGATTGGTTTGGCTATGGCTTAG
- the LOC106441096 gene encoding signal recognition particle receptor subunit alpha encodes MLEQLLIFTRGGLILWTCKEIGNALKGSPIDTLIRSCLLEERSGEVSFNYGAYTLKWTFHNELGLVFVAVYQKILQLLYVDDLLSIVKQSFSEMYDPKRMRYDDFEETFRQLSVEAEARAEEMKRTKQVVKPLNGVKKQGQVSKEETKKSNGEKKDDEGKVSSVSNGNHKMEDDVANGKENSADNNINSVGVDVSKLAKLRSKGVRGRGGLRKADSLGSNKGSSKVEPPKKATKKNRVWDDAAAAPKQEEKLDFTDENGDNGHVDVVAAADQGESMMDKEEVFSSDSESEDDDDDEPRSDEKPEAKKKGWFSSVFQSITGKANLERTDLEPALKALKERLMTKNVAEEIAEKLCESVEASLEGKKLASFTRISSTVQGAMEDALIRILTPRRSIDIMRDVHAAKEQRRPYVVVFVGVNGVGKSTNLAKVAYWLQQHKVSVMMAACDTFRSGAVEQLRTHARRLQIPIFEKGYEKDPAVVAKEAIQEATRNGSDVVLVDTAGRMQDNEPLMRALSKLINLNKPDLVLFVGEALVGNDAVDQLSKFNQKLSDLSTSGNTRLIDGILLTKFDTIDDKVGAALSMVYISGAPVMFVGCGQSYTDLKKLNVKAIVKTLLK; translated from the exons ATGTTAGAACAGCTTTTGATATTCACCAGAGGAGGCCTTATCCTCTGGACATGCAAAGAGATCGGAAACGCTCTCAAAGGCTCACCAATCGACACTCTGATCCGCTCCTGCCTCCTCGAGGAACGTTCCGGTGAAGTCTCCTTCAACTACGGCGCCTACACTCTCAAATGGACGTTCCACAACGAGCTCGGACTCGTCTTCGTCGCTGTCTACCAGAAGATCCTCCAGCTTCTCTACGTGGACGACTTGCTCTCCATTGTGAAGCAAAGCTTCTCCGAGATGTACGATCCTAAGCGTATGAGGTACGATGATTTCGAGGAGACTTTTAGGCAGCTTAGTGTTGAAGCTGAGGCTAGGGCCGAGGAGATGAAGAGGACGAAGCAGGTGGTGAAGCCTTTGAATGGTGTTAAGAAGCAAGGGCAGGTGTCGAAGGAGGAAACGAAGAAGAGCAATGGTGAGAAGAAGGATGATGAAGGTAAAGTCAGTAGCGTGAGTAACGGGAACCATAAGATGGAAGATGATGTTGCTAACGGGAAAGAGAACAGTGctgataataatattaatagtgTTGGAGTTGATGTAAGTAAGCTTGCGAAGCTGAGGAGTAAGGGTGTGAGAGGTAGAGGAGGTTTAAGGAAAGCTGACAGTTTAGGTAGTAATAAAGGTTCTTCCAAGGTGGAGCCACCTAAGAAGGCGACGAAGAAGAATAGGGTTTGGGATGATGCGGCGGCTGCTCCTAAGCAGGAGGAGAAGCTGGACTTCACGGATGAAAATGGGGACAATGGTCATGTGGATGTTGTGGCTGCTGCTGACCAAGGAGAAAGTATGATGGATAAGGAAGAGGTATTTAGTAGTGAtagtgagagtgaagatgatgatgatgatgaaccgaGAAGTGATGAGAAGCCTGAGGCTAAGAAGAAGGGATGGTTCTCTTCTGTTTTCCAGAG TATTACTGGGAAGGCGAATCTTGAAAGGACAGACCTTGAACCGGCCTTGAAGGCTCTCAAGGAACGGCTCATGACCAAGAATGTG GCTGAAGAGATAGCTGAGAAGCTTTGTGAATCTGTGGAAGCAAGTCTTGAAGGAAAGAAGTTAGCTTCGTTCACAAGAATCTCTTCAACCGTTCAG GGAGCAATGGAGGATGCTCTGATCCGAATATTGACTCCGAGACGCTCCATTGATATAATGAGAGACGTTCATGCTGCCAAGGAACAGAGGAGACCTTACGTGGTCGTGTTTGTTGGAGTCAACGGTGTTGGTAAGTCCACCAATCTCGCCAAAGTGGCGTATTGGCTTCAGCAGCATAAGGTCAGTGTGATGATGGCTGCTTGTGACACGTTCCGTTCTGGAGCTGTTGAGCAGTTAAGGACTCATGCTCGTAGGTTACAG ATACCGATATTCGAAAAGGGGTACGAGAAGGATCCAGCAGTAGTTGCTAAAGAAGCCATACAGGAAGCAACTAGGAATGGATCCGATGTTGTTCTTGTTGACACAGCTGGTCGGATGCAGGATAATGAGCCTTTGATGAGAGCTCTCTCGAAGCTCATCAACCTTAACAAACCGGACTTGGTCTTGTTTGTTGGTGAAGCTCTTGTTGGAAACGATGCAGTAGACCAGCTCTCTAAGTTTAATCAG AAACTTTCGGATCTCTCTACTTCCGGGAACACAAGATTGATTGATGGAATCTTACTGACGAAGTTCGATACCATTGATGACAAG GTTGGAGCAGCTTTGTCGATGGTTTACATATCGGGAGCACCGGTTATGTTCGTGGGTTGTGGCCAGTCTTACACTGATCTGAAGAAGCTCAATGTCAAAGCCATAGTCAAGACACTTCTCAAATGA